In Sphingomonas sp. JUb134, the sequence TGGCCGAGGACGCCGGGTGGCCGTCGATCGGCGTGCGCGATGCTCTCGGCCATAGGCATGTCCTTCCCTGTGTCTGGGGGGACTACGACCGGAGGGGAAGGGAGTTCCCGCGCGGGCGTCACGCGCGCGCGAAGCTGCCCAAAACGCTGTCTGGTCGATGAATGTCGCGGACGGGCTTCGTTCAGGCCGGCGCGCTTAGCTTCTCCCCATCGAGATTGTGAAGGAGAGGACCATGCGTACGCTGATCATCCTGGCCACTGTGGCCGCTGCGGCATTCACCCCGGCCGCCGCATCCGCCCAGCGCTACGGCTACAACCACGAAGTCCGGCGCGAAGTGCAGGAATGCCGCCGCGAGCTGCGCCGTGCCGACAGCCGCCGCGAGTATCGCCGCGAACAGCGCGAGTGCCGCCGCGAAATCGCAGACGCACGCCGCGACGGCCGCCGCGACTGGCGCCACGATCGCCGCGACTGGCGAGACGATCGCGGCCACTATGGCTGGCGCGACCGTCAGTACGGCAGCCGCTGGTAAGCGATCGACGCCGGGCAGGGGCCACCCCTTGCCCGGCGCGAACGTTCCTGCCGATCCCGGCACCCGAACCAAGCCGCCGCCCCGGCGTTGGTCTCCTGCAACGGGAGCAGGCTAGTGGTGGCAGAAGACGACACGCGCCGGGCGGCGCAGCTGGTGGCAGGCGCTGCCGAACCGCTGCCCCATTTCGACGATCCGGCATTCGGCGCGCTTTTTGATCGCTTCGCCGACGCCCGCGTGGTGTGCTTGGGCGAGGCGAGCCACGGCACCTCCGAATTCTACCGCGCCCGCGCCGCCATCACCCGCCACCTGATCGAGCGGCACGGCTTCACCATGGTCGCGGTCGAGGCGGACTGGCCCGATGCGGCGGTCATCGACCGCACCGTGCGCGCAAAGCCTGCGCCGGCCGAAGCGCCGACCCCCTTCACCCGCTTTCCCGCCTGGATGTGGCGCAATGTCGAGTTCGACGGCTTCGTGGACTGGCTCACCGCCCACAACGCCGAACGGGAGGCGTCCGCCCGCGTCAGCTTCCACGGTCTGGATCTCTACAACATGACGGCGTCGGTCGCCGCCGTGATCGGCTATCTGGAGCGGGTCGATCCGGCCGCCGCCGCCGAGGCCCGCCGCCTCTACGGCTGCCTGAAGCCCTGGAAGGAGCAGCCCGAACGCTATGGCCGCATGGCGCTGAGCGAAGGGCATGGCCGATGCGAATCGGCGGTGGTGCAGCTGCTGCGCGACCTGTTCGCCAACGAAGCCGCCTATGCGCCCGGCGATCCGGACTCGTTCCTCGATGCGGCGCAGAATGCCAGGCTCGTCGCCAATGCAGAGGCCTATTATCGCGCCATGTACTATGGCTCGGCTGCCAGCTGGAACCTGCGCGACGAGCATATGGCCGACACGCTGGAACTGCTGCTGCAGCGCAAGGGGCCGGATGCCAAGGCGGTGGTCTGGGCGCACAACAGCCATGTCGGCGACGCCCGCCGGACCGACATGGGCCAGAGCCGCGGTGAGCTGAACCTCGGCCAGCTGGTGCGGGAGCGCTACGACGGCGCCGCCTGCCTGATCGGCTTCGGCACCCACGCCGGCACCGTCGCCGCCGCCGATGATTGGGACGAGCCGATGCAGATCATGACGGTCAATCCGTCCCGGCCCGACAGTTTCGAACGCATCCTCCACGACAGCGACGCCCCGCGCTTCCTGCTCGATCTGCGCGAGGGGGCGGCAAGCCCCGAACTGCGCGAGGCGCTCACGGCCGAACGGCTCGAGCGCTACATCGGCGTCATCTACCGCCCCGATACCGAACGCTGGAGCCATTATTCCGAGGCGTCGCTGGTCCAGGAATATGATGCCTTCCTGTGGTTCGACACCACGACGGCCGTGCAAGCCACGGCGGCAACCGGTGAGGCGGGGCAGGACGAGACCTGGCCAACGGGACTGTAGAAGGACGACCGCTAAGAGTCGGAACCGCACCGCCGGAGTGGCGCGGGGTCGCGCACGGTGCCTATGATGGCCCGCACCTGTCCGGGAGATCCCAATGCGCTTCCTGCTCGCCGCCTGTCTTGCCGCTGCGGCAATCGCCAGTCCTGCCGCCATGCGTCCGGCGATCGCCCAGTCCGCGGCACTCGATCCGAAGACCGCGGTCTACGAGTTGCGCATCTATTACCCCGCGCCCGGCAAGCTCGCCGGCCTCAACGCCCGCTTCCGCGAGCATACGCTCAAGCTCTTCGCCAAGCACGGCATGCACAACGTCGCCTATTGGAACGAGCAGCCCACGGCGGAAGCCCCCGAGGGGCGGGTCGTCTACGTGCTCGCCTATCCGAGCCGGGAGGCGCGGGAGGCGAGCTGGAAGGCGTTCGGCGCCGATCCGGAATGGCGTGCGGTGGTCGCGACCTCCGAAGCCGACGGCAAGCTGGTGACGAAGATCGACAGCGTCTTCATGACTCTGGCCGACTATTCCCCGCGCCTCCCGCTCCGCTGAGCCGAGGCGGGGAGGCTGCGTGCCGCCGATCCGGCACGCAGCCGCTCTTCAGCGCTAGGCGGCGCGCAGCGTGCGTGCCGCGGCGACCATCGCCTCGATCGCCGGCTTCACCTCGTCCCATTTGCGCGTCTTCAACCCGCAGTCCGGGTTCACCCAGAGCTGCTCGGGCCTCAGATGCTGCTGGGCCAGCCGCATCAGCTCGACCATTTCGGCCTCACCCGGCACGCGCGCGGAATGGATGTCGTACACGCCCGGGCCGATCGCACTCGGGTAGCGATACTTCGCGAACGCCTCCAGCAGCTCCATCTGCGACCGCGCCGTCTCGATCGAGATCACGTCGGTGTCCATCGTACCGATCGACGGCAGGATGTCGTTGAACTCCGAATAGCACATGTGCGTGTGGATCTGGGTGCCGTCCGCCACGCCTGCGGCCGAGAGGCGGAAACAATCCACCGCCCAGTCGAGATACTGCTGCCAGTCCCGCTTCCTGAGCGGCAGGCCCTCGCGCAGCGCCGCCTCGTCGATCTGGATCGCCCGGCATCCGGCCGCCTCCAGGTCCTGCACCTCGTCGCGGATCGCAAAGGCGATCTGCCGGCAGGAGGTCTCGCGCGGCTGGTCGTCGCGCACGAAGCTCCAGTTGAGGATCGTGACCGGCCCGGTGAGCATGCCCTTCACGGGCTTGTCCGTCAGCCCCTGCGCAAAGCGCCACCAATCCACCGTCATCGGGTGGGTACGGCGGACGTCCCCGAACAGGATCGGCGGCCGGACGCAGCGCGAGCCATAGCTCTGCACCCAGCCGTTCACCGTGAAGGCGAAGCCCGCCAGCTGCTCGCCGAAATACTGCACCATGTCGTTGCGCTCGAACTCGCCGTGGACGAGCATGTCGAGCCCGACCACTTCCTGCCAGCGGATGGCGCGCTCGGTCTCCT encodes:
- a CDS encoding erythromycin esterase family protein; amino-acid sequence: MAEDDTRRAAQLVAGAAEPLPHFDDPAFGALFDRFADARVVCLGEASHGTSEFYRARAAITRHLIERHGFTMVAVEADWPDAAVIDRTVRAKPAPAEAPTPFTRFPAWMWRNVEFDGFVDWLTAHNAEREASARVSFHGLDLYNMTASVAAVIGYLERVDPAAAAEARRLYGCLKPWKEQPERYGRMALSEGHGRCESAVVQLLRDLFANEAAYAPGDPDSFLDAAQNARLVANAEAYYRAMYYGSAASWNLRDEHMADTLELLLQRKGPDAKAVVWAHNSHVGDARRTDMGQSRGELNLGQLVRERYDGAACLIGFGTHAGTVAAADDWDEPMQIMTVNPSRPDSFERILHDSDAPRFLLDLREGAASPELREALTAERLERYIGVIYRPDTERWSHYSEASLVQEYDAFLWFDTTTAVQATAATGEAGQDETWPTGL
- a CDS encoding NIPSNAP family protein; protein product: MRFLLAACLAAAAIASPAAMRPAIAQSAALDPKTAVYELRIYYPAPGKLAGLNARFREHTLKLFAKHGMHNVAYWNEQPTAEAPEGRVVYVLAYPSREAREASWKAFGADPEWRAVVATSEADGKLVTKIDSVFMTLADYSPRLPLR